A single genomic interval of Eurosta solidaginis isolate ZX-2024a chromosome 3, ASM4086904v1, whole genome shotgun sequence harbors:
- the LOC137244629 gene encoding uncharacterized protein — translation MLVGAKGGVEQQDVDLEVPIIEKTVKRDTKEEDKGEEEESEEESEAEISEESEWLGNEANVQQSSEKVELVPGTYHDVKQDNGSEEGETEEDDEEKDAEQEYEEEEEEEAREEEAQEKDPKQRAVENETHKSEQIGNIGTQDETEGSEDDDYESAEAGSDNADLDQTPDIKTENVLDTLVNNLKPEVLEVENLDQQYDSATKNANEESEEETETETETETETETEETEEEEHSEETKS, via the coding sequence ATGTTGGTGGGGGCGAAAGGTGGTGTTGAACAGCAGGATGTTGACTTAGAAGTTCCAATAATTGAGAAAACAGTGAAAAGAGACACAAAAGAGGAGGATAAGGGTGAGGAAGAAGAAAGTGAAGAAGAGAGTGAAGCAGAAATAAGTGAGGAAAGTGAATGGTTAGGGAATGAAGCTAATGTACAGCAAAGTAGTGAGAAAGTAGAACTAGTTCCAGGAACTTATCACGATGTGAAGCAAGATAATGGGAGTGAAGAAGGCGAGACAGAGGAGGATGACGAAGAAAAAGATGCGGAGCAAGAatatgaagaagaagaagaagaggaagcGCGTGAAGAAGAAGCTCAAGAAAAGGATCCAAAGCAAAGGGCTGTGGAGAACGAAACACACAAAAGTGAACAAATAGGGAACATTGGTACACAAGACGAGACCGAAGGAAGTGAAGATGATGACTACGAATCTGCTGAGGCTGGTAGCGACAATGCAGACTTAGATCAAACACCAGATATAAAAACAGAGAATGTGCTAGATACTTTAGTAAATAATCTTAAACCTGAGGTATTAGAAGTAGAAAATCTAGATCAGCAATACGATAGCGCAACAAAAAACGCTAATGAAGAATCAGAAGAAGAGACAGAAACCGAAACTGAAACAGAGACAGAAACTGAAACTGAGGAGACAGAAGAAGAAGAGCACTCCGAAGAAACTAAATCTTGA